A section of the Virgibacillus sp. NKC19-3 genome encodes:
- a CDS encoding ATP-binding cassette domain-containing protein, whose amino-acid sequence MNVIECESVIKQQGRVKALDKLSCTLKQNTITGLIGRNGAGKTTFLKILAGFWKETSGEVQVFAKHPFNNIFVSANTIYVDDQMHFPATLTLIEILKEAERFYEKWDRQLAKRLFDYFSFHPNHIHRDLSKGKKSTFNMIVGLASRCALTMFDEPTSGMDTAVRKDFYRALLKDYLDHPRTIIISSHHLEEMEDLLEDVLLMDRGKKLLHLPMDELKEYAVGLAGRTEIVRQWARGKEVLFAKEIGVNTSYVVVKQESFLMEKATRLGIDVTPVSSSDLLVYLTNKTMGGIDDVFK is encoded by the coding sequence TTGAATGTTATCGAATGTGAAAGCGTCATTAAACAACAGGGGCGAGTAAAGGCTTTAGATAAATTATCATGTACCTTGAAGCAAAATACCATTACGGGTCTTATCGGCCGAAATGGGGCAGGCAAAACAACCTTTTTAAAAATTCTTGCTGGATTTTGGAAAGAGACTTCTGGGGAGGTGCAGGTCTTTGCTAAGCACCCATTTAATAACATTTTCGTATCGGCGAATACAATCTATGTGGATGATCAGATGCATTTTCCCGCAACCCTTACGTTAATCGAAATTTTAAAAGAAGCGGAACGGTTTTACGAGAAGTGGGATAGGCAACTGGCTAAACGTCTATTTGATTACTTTTCTTTTCATCCCAATCACATCCATCGTGATTTATCAAAAGGGAAAAAGAGTACGTTTAATATGATTGTAGGGCTTGCTTCGCGTTGTGCATTAACGATGTTCGATGAACCAACAAGCGGGATGGATACGGCGGTGAGGAAAGATTTTTACCGAGCATTACTGAAGGACTATCTGGATCATCCGCGGACCATCATTATTTCCAGCCATCATTTAGAAGAAATGGAAGATTTATTGGAAGATGTACTGCTTATGGATAGAGGAAAAAAACTATTGCACCTGCCGATGGATGAGTTGAAAGAATATGCAGTTGGACTCGCGGGAAGAACAGAAATTGTAAGGCAGTGGGCAAGGGGTAAAGAGGTATTATTTGCGAAAGAGATAGGGGTCAATACTTCCTATGTTGTGGTGAAGCAGGAATCATTTCTAATGGAGAAAGCCACACGTTTAGGGATAGATGTAACACCTGTTTCTTCCAGTGATTTGCTTGTGTATCTGACGAATAAAACAATGGGAGGGATAGATGATGTCTTTAAGTAA
- a CDS encoding class I SAM-dependent rRNA methyltransferase, whose protein sequence is MRAVIELKVKPKYRANYKNNYPLINKDAILNPEVLEREGDILHLVGENNQFFAKGYYGEQNKGIGWVLTHKKEEQIDFTFFKTKMVEAINKRQVFYEDKNTNAFRVFNGEGDGIGGLTIDYFAGFYLINWYSAGVYTFKDQVIRVLDDHVQYQAIYEKKRFDTKGTYMDDDDFVKGTRGEFPVIVKENGVNYAVYLNDGAMVGIFLDQRDVREAIRVKYAKGKKVLNTFSYTGAFSVAAALGGAKKTTSVDLAKRSKRKTAEQFSINGIADNKQDTIVMDVFDYFKYARRHNMKFDMVILDPPSFARSKKRTFRVAKDYPALIKDTISITEKNGIIIASTNNASLDMKKFRGFVANAFREMGEKYNILEEFSLPKDFHVDRNFPHGNYLKVLVVKKVD, encoded by the coding sequence ATGCGCGCCGTAATTGAATTAAAAGTGAAACCGAAATATAGAGCTAATTATAAAAATAATTATCCCTTGATTAACAAAGATGCGATCCTAAATCCCGAAGTGCTTGAACGTGAAGGAGATATTTTGCACTTAGTCGGTGAGAACAACCAATTCTTTGCAAAAGGCTACTATGGAGAACAGAATAAAGGCATTGGCTGGGTGTTAACGCATAAAAAGGAAGAACAAATTGATTTCACCTTCTTTAAAACGAAAATGGTGGAAGCCATCAATAAGCGACAAGTCTTCTATGAGGATAAAAACACGAATGCGTTCCGTGTCTTTAATGGAGAAGGGGACGGCATTGGCGGTTTGACGATCGATTATTTTGCTGGCTTTTATTTGATAAATTGGTACAGCGCCGGGGTCTATACATTCAAAGATCAGGTTATCCGTGTATTGGATGATCATGTCCAATATCAGGCCATTTACGAGAAAAAACGATTTGATACAAAAGGAACATATATGGACGATGATGATTTTGTCAAAGGGACACGTGGTGAATTTCCTGTTATTGTAAAAGAAAATGGCGTGAATTATGCGGTTTATTTAAATGATGGTGCGATGGTAGGAATATTCCTTGATCAGCGTGATGTGAGAGAAGCCATTCGTGTGAAGTATGCTAAAGGAAAAAAGGTTCTTAATACGTTTTCGTATACGGGCGCTTTTTCTGTAGCTGCTGCGCTGGGTGGCGCGAAAAAAACCACAAGCGTTGATTTAGCAAAACGCAGTAAACGTAAGACGGCCGAACAATTTAGCATTAATGGAATCGCTGATAACAAGCAGGATACCATCGTCATGGATGTCTTTGACTATTTTAAATATGCACGTCGGCATAATATGAAATTTGATATGGTAATCCTTGACCCACCAAGCTTTGCACGATCGAAAAAACGTACATTCCGTGTCGCTAAAGACTATCCGGCACTGATCAAAGATACTATCTCGATAACAGAGAAGAACGGAATCATCATTGCATCTACCAATAATGCATCCCTTGACATGAAGAAATTTAGGGGTTTTGTGGCAAATGCGTTTCGGGAGATGGGGGAAAAATATAATATATTGGAAGAGTTCTCATTGCCGAAGGATTTTCACGTCGATCGGAATTTTCCGCATGGTAATTATTTGAAGGTGTTGGTGGTGAAGAAAGTAGATTAA
- a CDS encoding LemA family protein: protein MVLTIIVIAIIAIIAIFLITMYNGLVKLRNWVQEAWSQIDVQLKRRHDLIPNLVNTVKGYAEHERETLESVVEARSQLVNGTPQERIDADNQIEGALKSVFALSESYPDLKANQNFLNLQEELTTTENKVAYSRQLYNKTVADYNIKLQSFPTNILAGMFNFKQEDLLSVPEEDREVPDVSF, encoded by the coding sequence ATGGTATTGACAATCATCGTGATCGCGATAATTGCTATTATCGCCATTTTTCTTATTACAATGTACAACGGTTTGGTCAAATTACGAAACTGGGTACAGGAAGCTTGGAGTCAAATTGATGTTCAATTAAAACGACGCCACGATTTGATCCCTAATCTGGTGAATACGGTTAAAGGTTACGCGGAACATGAACGCGAAACCTTAGAAAGTGTTGTGGAAGCACGCAGCCAATTGGTCAATGGCACGCCACAGGAACGAATTGATGCAGATAACCAAATCGAAGGGGCATTAAAATCTGTTTTTGCCTTGTCGGAATCGTATCCGGATCTAAAAGCAAATCAGAACTTTTTAAATTTGCAAGAAGAATTGACGACAACGGAAAATAAAGTTGCCTATTCGCGGCAACTATACAATAAAACGGTAGCTGACTATAATATAAAGCTGCAATCATTCCCTACCAATATATTGGCGGGTATGTTCAATTTCAAGCAAGAGGATCTTCTGTCAGTACCGGAGGAAGATAGGGAAGTACCAGATGTAAGTTTTTAA
- a CDS encoding ABC transporter ATP-binding protein has translation MLEIDNVTKLFNPDTRDEKVALLHINLTLNPGDFVTVIGSNGAGKSSLMNIISGVLQPDAGVVRVDHNEIQELPEFRRSRWIGRIFQDPMAGTAPHMTIEENLAMAYARGKRRSLKFGVTKEKRVMFREQLEGFGIGLENRLKTKVGLLSGGERQALSLLMATFTNPKILLLDEHTAALDPTRAELITQLTEEIIGDLKLTTLMVTHNMEQAIRLGNRLIMMNNGRIILDIEGERKRVLTVEQLLEEFKQLSGQELADDKLMLE, from the coding sequence ATGCTTGAAATTGACAATGTAACTAAATTATTTAATCCTGACACTCGGGATGAGAAGGTTGCTTTGCTACACATCAATCTAACATTAAACCCCGGTGATTTCGTGACGGTCATCGGTAGCAACGGAGCTGGGAAATCATCGTTGATGAACATTATTTCCGGGGTTTTACAACCTGATGCAGGTGTCGTTCGCGTCGATCATAATGAAATACAAGAGCTTCCGGAGTTCCGTCGCAGCCGCTGGATTGGACGTATTTTTCAAGATCCAATGGCTGGCACTGCGCCGCATATGACCATCGAGGAAAATTTAGCCATGGCTTATGCTCGGGGAAAACGCCGAAGTCTGAAGTTCGGCGTGACAAAAGAGAAACGAGTTATGTTTCGAGAACAGTTAGAAGGTTTTGGAATAGGTTTAGAGAATCGACTGAAGACGAAGGTGGGACTTCTATCTGGCGGAGAGCGACAGGCACTCAGTTTGCTCATGGCGACGTTTACTAACCCTAAAATCTTGCTACTGGACGAGCACACGGCTGCTCTGGATCCTACACGAGCAGAATTGATTACGCAGCTGACAGAAGAGATTATTGGAGATTTAAAGCTGACGACACTCATGGTCACTCATAATATGGAGCAAGCCATTCGCCTTGGTAACCGCTTGATTATGATGAACAACGGACGAATTATTCTCGATATTGAAGGGGAACGAAAACGTGTTTTAACGGTTGAACAGTTGCTGGAAGAATTTAAGCAACTCAGCGGCCAAGAATTAGCTGATGACAAATTGATGCTAGAGTAA
- a CDS encoding DUF3219 family protein has protein sequence MTQNVIMNDVTINARHYHEETITKEGRELLKIGFDFKVTSDDYHEITTLLYNNDFRVQVPEKNIDFAATIHNYSTSITNLYEEGAVGDFKLELVEKG, from the coding sequence ATGACCCAAAACGTCATTATGAATGATGTAACAATAAATGCAAGACATTACCATGAAGAAACGATAACAAAGGAGGGGAGAGAACTGCTTAAAATTGGATTTGATTTTAAAGTAACAAGTGATGATTATCATGAAATAACCACACTTCTGTATAACAATGATTTTAGGGTGCAAGTACCAGAAAAAAATATCGATTTCGCTGCGACAATTCACAACTATTCCACATCCATTACGAATTTGTATGAGGAAGGCGCTGTAGGAGATTTCAAGTTGGAGTTAGTGGAGAAAGGATAG
- a CDS encoding ABC transporter substrate-binding protein codes for MGVSPLIVVAGCSEEDYSIAIAQYVEHPSLDATREGMLAALEDAGFKEGSNLTVEYNNAQADSTNNLSIAQDIATKDYELVLPIATPAAQAVIEQVENVPVLFSAVTNPLDAQLVDDLEQPGGNVTGGADTNPEAITMLMDFIAEHFPDVDSVGVVINEGEPNAAVMAEQAEEALAEHEIELIRASVPTTSEVQQAAESLVGRADAIYITLDNMVVSAVDSIIDVAEENDIPFFSSDRDTVEAGSFATVGFDYYDHGYQVGQMAEDILKNGTDPGEMPVTFPDQLDYILNLEAAEAQGIEVTDAMQDMVNDSEENIIE; via the coding sequence TTGGGGGTGTCACCGCTGATTGTTGTTGCCGGTTGTAGCGAGGAAGATTACTCCATTGCCATCGCCCAATATGTAGAGCATCCATCCCTTGATGCAACACGGGAAGGTATGCTGGCTGCTTTAGAAGATGCAGGATTTAAAGAAGGTAGTAATTTAACTGTGGAATATAACAATGCTCAGGCTGATTCAACCAATAACTTGTCCATTGCCCAAGATATCGCAACGAAGGACTATGAATTAGTTTTACCCATAGCGACTCCGGCCGCCCAAGCGGTCATAGAGCAGGTTGAAAATGTACCAGTCCTGTTTTCTGCAGTTACCAATCCTTTAGATGCACAGCTTGTAGATGATCTGGAACAACCAGGTGGAAACGTCACCGGCGGAGCGGACACCAACCCGGAAGCGATCACCATGTTGATGGATTTTATTGCCGAACATTTTCCAGATGTAGATTCAGTCGGTGTTGTCATTAATGAAGGGGAACCTAATGCGGCAGTTATGGCCGAACAAGCTGAGGAAGCATTGGCTGAACATGAAATTGAACTAATTCGCGCCTCTGTTCCCACTACGTCCGAAGTACAACAGGCAGCTGAGTCGTTGGTAGGAAGAGCAGACGCCATCTATATTACGCTTGATAATATGGTGGTTAGCGCTGTTGACTCCATTATTGATGTAGCTGAAGAAAATGACATTCCATTCTTCTCCAGCGATAGGGATACCGTGGAAGCAGGCTCCTTTGCCACGGTAGGATTTGATTATTATGATCACGGCTATCAAGTAGGACAAATGGCTGAAGACATTTTGAAAAATGGTACAGATCCCGGGGAGATGCCGGTAACCTTTCCTGATCAACTTGATTATATTCTAAACCTGGAGGCAGCAGAAGCCCAGGGAATCGAAGTAACCGATGCCATGCAAGATATGGTTAATGATTCAGAGGAAAATATTATTGAGTAA
- a CDS encoding ABC transporter permease: MLNMLPGAIELGLIYALMALGVYITFRILNFPDLTVDGSFTTGAAIAAVMITNGFAPWISTMTAFMGGFAAGACTGLLHTKGKINGLLSGILMMIALYSINLRIMGQPNTTLRGSEALFADVSPLLLMPIFVLMVKVLLDLFLHSDFGLALRATGDNPLMIKSLGVNTDHTKILGVSLSNGLVALSGALIAQQSGFADISMGIGMIVIGLASVIIGEAIFGAKTVFRATLAVILGSIIYRIVVATALRVEWFDASDLRLITALIVIVALVLPTLQRKRKQKKTAQKRSQELLISSK; this comes from the coding sequence ATGTTAAACATGTTACCCGGAGCAATAGAGCTAGGGCTCATATATGCACTGATGGCCTTAGGTGTTTATATTACATTTCGAATTCTAAATTTCCCTGATTTAACCGTGGATGGAAGTTTTACTACTGGAGCAGCCATTGCAGCAGTGATGATTACCAACGGATTTGCACCGTGGATAAGCACCATGACAGCTTTTATGGGTGGCTTCGCAGCCGGGGCTTGTACAGGTCTTTTACATACAAAGGGGAAAATTAATGGCCTCTTATCAGGTATTTTAATGATGATTGCATTATACTCCATTAATTTACGTATTATGGGGCAACCCAACACTACTTTGAGAGGGTCTGAAGCGCTTTTTGCCGATGTTTCTCCACTGCTTCTTATGCCGATTTTCGTGCTAATGGTCAAGGTTTTACTTGATCTATTTCTGCATTCCGATTTTGGACTTGCACTGAGAGCAACTGGTGATAATCCATTGATGATCAAAAGCTTGGGTGTCAATACAGATCACACCAAAATACTTGGGGTCAGTTTATCTAATGGGCTAGTCGCTTTGTCCGGAGCATTGATTGCACAACAATCAGGTTTTGCCGATATTTCAATGGGAATAGGTATGATTGTGATTGGGTTGGCATCGGTCATTATCGGGGAAGCTATTTTTGGAGCCAAAACGGTATTCCGTGCAACGTTGGCGGTCATTCTAGGCTCGATTATTTACCGAATAGTGGTAGCCACTGCTCTGAGAGTAGAATGGTTTGATGCTTCTGATTTGAGATTGATTACCGCCTTGATTGTCATTGTTGCCCTTGTTCTTCCTACCCTGCAACGGAAAAGGAAACAAAAAAAGACGGCACAGAAACGTTCTCAAGAACTTTTAATCTCCTCCAAATAA
- a CDS encoding uracil-DNA glycosylase, with product MVILTNDWAPKMDKEFQKDYYLQLRSFLKKEYQTRTIYPHMNDIFNALHYTSYENTKVVILGQDPYHGPNQAHGLSFSVKPGVTTPPSLKNIYQELQADVGAPIPNHGCLVSWAKQGVLLLNTALTVRAGQANSHRGKGWEYFTNEVIRQVNAKEEPVVFFLWGRNAQAKEEFINASRHHIIKSPHPSPFSAHKGFFGSRPFSRANQFLREAGRSEIDWSIPNK from the coding sequence ATGGTTATTTTAACGAATGACTGGGCACCCAAGATGGATAAGGAATTTCAAAAGGATTATTATTTGCAGTTACGTTCCTTTTTGAAAAAAGAATACCAAACGCGAACAATCTATCCGCATATGAATGATATTTTCAATGCGCTTCATTATACATCTTATGAAAATACAAAAGTAGTTATCCTTGGACAAGATCCGTATCATGGACCAAACCAGGCACATGGATTAAGTTTTTCTGTTAAACCAGGGGTAACAACGCCGCCTTCTTTAAAAAATATCTATCAAGAGCTTCAAGCGGATGTAGGTGCACCAATTCCAAATCACGGTTGTCTGGTAAGCTGGGCAAAACAAGGTGTACTTTTATTAAATACCGCATTGACGGTTCGAGCGGGACAAGCCAATTCGCATCGAGGCAAAGGTTGGGAGTACTTCACTAACGAGGTGATTCGGCAAGTTAATGCAAAAGAAGAGCCGGTCGTGTTTTTCCTTTGGGGTAGAAACGCGCAGGCAAAAGAGGAATTCATTAATGCTTCTCGTCATCATATTATTAAATCCCCTCACCCTAGTCCATTTTCAGCACATAAGGGATTTTTTGGAAGCCGGCCGTTCTCACGTGCAAATCAATTTTTAAGAGAAGCAGGACGCTCGGAAATTGATTGGTCCATACCTAACAAGTAA
- the thrB gene encoding homoserine kinase, translated as MKNFTITVPASTANLGPAFDSAGIALNLYLTLDVVESQQWELENHSPFLPTTTYVEDHLIYRVAAQIAKRHNKALPACKVTLTSDIPLARGFGSSASAVIAGIELANQVCDLSLSQEEKLQYGTEVEGHPDNIAPALLGGFTITTKLSETEVDWIKAPDLDVDVVGYVPHFELKTEAARNVLPDHFSREHAITASSISNLLIAFLLSGNYERAGKMMEADLFHEPYRAKLIPRYQEMKEEAKMCGAYGTVISGAGPTMISFTPKGKGKAIAGQMQSVLMDYQVTALEIDPSGLQIINSEKTAAE; from the coding sequence ATGAAAAATTTCACCATCACCGTACCAGCAAGTACTGCAAATTTAGGACCAGCATTTGACTCAGCGGGCATTGCACTAAATCTTTATTTGACATTAGATGTTGTGGAGTCGCAGCAATGGGAGTTAGAGAATCACTCCCCTTTTCTTCCCACAACTACATACGTTGAAGATCATTTGATTTATCGGGTTGCAGCACAAATAGCCAAGCGCCATAATAAAGCACTTCCTGCTTGCAAAGTTACCCTCACAAGTGACATTCCTTTAGCACGAGGGTTTGGCAGCAGTGCTTCAGCGGTCATTGCCGGCATTGAATTGGCCAATCAAGTATGCGATCTCTCTCTTTCTCAGGAGGAAAAGCTCCAATATGGAACAGAAGTGGAGGGGCATCCGGACAATATAGCACCGGCATTATTGGGCGGATTTACGATTACAACAAAATTATCTGAGACGGAAGTTGATTGGATAAAAGCACCTGATCTTGATGTTGATGTCGTTGGATATGTCCCTCATTTTGAACTTAAAACAGAAGCAGCAAGAAATGTTCTCCCAGATCACTTTTCAAGGGAACACGCCATTACAGCAAGCAGTATAAGCAACCTTCTCATCGCTTTCCTACTATCAGGTAATTATGAGCGGGCTGGTAAAATGATGGAAGCAGATTTATTTCACGAACCATATCGGGCAAAACTCATCCCCCGCTATCAGGAAATGAAAGAAGAAGCGAAAATGTGTGGTGCATACGGAACGGTCATCAGTGGAGCGGGTCCTACAATGATTTCTTTTACCCCAAAGGGTAAGGGTAAAGCAATTGCTGGACAGATGCAATCTGTGCTTATGGATTATCAAGTTACGGCACTAGAAATAGACCCAAGCGGCCTTCAGATAATAAATAGTGAAAAGACAGCTGCAGAATGA
- a CDS encoding GntR family transcriptional regulator, giving the protein MHIHTDGSKRIYIQIAEWIETEILNGNFKQDDKVYSQYKLAEIFTINPATAAKGLNILSEENILYSKRGLGKFVSKHAREIILDKRKNQTLKGLLREVILEAEHLNVGEDELIEMLRTIKEEEDMN; this is encoded by the coding sequence TTGCACATTCATACAGATGGATCGAAACGAATCTACATACAAATTGCGGAATGGATTGAAACGGAGATATTGAATGGCAATTTTAAACAAGACGACAAAGTGTATTCGCAATACAAGCTTGCAGAGATTTTTACGATTAACCCCGCAACTGCAGCGAAGGGATTAAATATATTGTCTGAAGAAAATATACTTTATAGTAAGCGTGGTTTAGGTAAGTTTGTTTCCAAACATGCTAGAGAAATTATTCTGGATAAACGGAAGAACCAGACGTTGAAAGGATTGCTGAGAGAAGTGATTTTAGAAGCTGAGCATTTGAATGTAGGGGAAGATGAATTAATAGAAATGCTTCGTACGATTAAGGAAGAGGAGGATATGAATTGA
- a CDS encoding Fic family protein encodes MNQLFKEIDHLQQKYNEKRPLPHETLNSMREDLIMKWTYHSNSIEGSTLTLSETKVVLEDGITIGGKSMKEHLEAINHKEAILYLEDVVQRKEMLTARTMKDFHSIILRGIDQEYAGVYRNKNVLIAGAEHIPPDALKVQEKMDELFVWYRNEAQHFHPVKRATLLHSYFVKIYPFIDGNGRTARLLLNLELMMSGYVPIVIKNDQRADYYQILDKAHTTGDNSDFIMFVGNILQDTLEFYLSFLGE; translated from the coding sequence ATGAATCAATTATTCAAGGAGATTGACCATCTTCAACAGAAATATAACGAAAAAAGACCATTACCTCATGAAACCTTAAATAGTATGAGAGAAGATTTAATCATGAAATGGACATACCATTCTAACTCCATTGAGGGGAGTACTTTAACATTATCTGAAACGAAAGTAGTTTTAGAAGATGGCATAACAATTGGCGGAAAGTCGATGAAAGAACATCTGGAAGCCATCAACCATAAAGAAGCAATTTTGTACCTTGAAGATGTTGTTCAAAGGAAGGAAATGCTTACTGCACGAACAATGAAAGATTTCCATAGTATTATTCTCCGTGGGATTGATCAGGAGTATGCTGGTGTTTATAGAAACAAGAACGTATTAATTGCGGGAGCAGAACATATACCACCTGATGCACTTAAAGTACAAGAGAAAATGGATGAACTATTCGTTTGGTATAGGAATGAAGCTCAACACTTTCATCCTGTAAAGCGAGCCACGCTTCTTCATAGTTATTTTGTTAAAATTTATCCTTTCATAGATGGAAATGGTCGTACTGCAAGATTGTTATTAAATCTTGAATTAATGATGTCAGGTTATGTACCTATTGTTATTAAGAACGACCAGCGTGCTGATTATTATCAGATATTAGATAAAGCGCATACCACGGGTGATAATTCAGACTTCATTATGTTTGTTGGTAACATTCTCCAAGACACATTGGAATTTTATTTATCATTTTTGGGGGAATAG
- the htpX gene encoding zinc metalloprotease HtpX — protein MLYQQIQNNKRKTVLLVVLFSVLVLVVGWAIGYLFNNDWVSGIVITLIVLAIYIPITLKTAGSQVLNMSGSKEIQREDHPQLFGVVEELSLAARIPMPKVYIVNDPAPNAFATGIKPEKGAVAFTTGLLDRLNREELSGVAAHEISHIRNYDIRLMTISVALVGVIVLIANIGSRMMLFGGGRRGGNNKNNNPIVMILAIVLVILAPLAAQFAKLAVSRNREYLADASAVELTRNPKGLINALTKISQDPNEVKDAKEATASMYISYPFKKKRKKNSALWSTHPPMESRIEQLQNM, from the coding sequence ATGCTGTATCAACAAATTCAAAATAATAAACGGAAGACAGTTTTACTTGTCGTCTTGTTCAGTGTGCTCGTACTAGTAGTTGGTTGGGCAATTGGTTATTTATTTAATAATGATTGGGTATCAGGGATTGTCATTACCCTCATTGTGCTCGCAATCTATATTCCGATCACATTGAAAACAGCCGGTTCCCAAGTCCTGAATATGTCCGGGTCCAAAGAAATTCAAAGGGAAGATCATCCACAGCTCTTCGGTGTCGTGGAAGAGCTTTCTTTAGCTGCGCGTATCCCAATGCCCAAGGTCTATATCGTGAATGACCCTGCCCCCAACGCGTTTGCTACGGGAATAAAACCGGAAAAGGGAGCAGTTGCGTTCACGACAGGTTTATTGGATAGACTGAATCGGGAAGAGCTGTCAGGTGTAGCCGCTCACGAGATCTCCCATATTCGTAATTACGACATTCGTTTAATGACGATTAGTGTGGCCCTGGTAGGTGTCATTGTTCTTATCGCGAATATCGGTTCACGTATGATGCTTTTTGGTGGTGGAAGAAGAGGTGGCAATAATAAGAACAATAACCCGATTGTTATGATTTTAGCCATTGTTTTAGTGATTCTTGCACCACTTGCAGCTCAATTTGCAAAACTAGCCGTCTCGAGAAATCGTGAATATTTAGCAGACGCCTCCGCGGTTGAATTAACTCGTAATCCCAAGGGGCTAATTAATGCATTAACGAAAATCAGCCAAGATCCAAATGAGGTAAAAGATGCAAAAGAAGCTACGGCTTCCATGTATATTTCCTACCCATTTAAAAAGAAACGGAAGAAAAATAGTGCCTTGTGGTCAACGCACCCTCCGATGGAGAGCCGTATCGAACAATTGCAAAATATGTAG
- a CDS encoding alpha/beta fold hydrolase codes for MKKISIIIGLSIIILLVLLITGSWIYNKIATAKEVKETPPPGQMVTVNDHDMHVYTKGKSDTNIVFMAGGGTSSPTLDFKPLWSKLLPKYQITVVEKAGYGWSEIADVPRDIDTILEETRSALELAGENPPYVLAAHSMSGIEAIHWAQKYPEEVEAIIGLDPAIPESYQTMDLPFSFTQSMAGFAARIGLLRIFPGVANESAVIQSGQLSSKDEATYRSIFYRRTLTSNMQEEVNQIQTNASNVGDEDLPAETPMYFFISDGTDVGIENWREMLSNYTKQLENGGYSYIDAGHYIHVWESELIAEEIDDFLLEFGL; via the coding sequence ATGAAAAAAATATCCATCATTATTGGTTTATCCATCATTATACTTCTCGTTCTCCTTATCACTGGCTCATGGATTTATAACAAAATAGCTACTGCCAAAGAAGTAAAAGAAACGCCGCCTCCAGGACAGATGGTAACCGTAAACGACCACGACATGCATGTCTATACAAAAGGAAAAAGCGATACGAACATAGTTTTCATGGCAGGAGGTGGAACAAGTTCACCGACACTGGATTTCAAACCCCTTTGGTCTAAACTTCTACCGAAATACCAAATTACAGTTGTTGAGAAAGCAGGATATGGATGGAGCGAAATCGCTGACGTTCCAAGAGATATCGATACTATCCTAGAGGAGACACGTTCCGCATTAGAACTTGCGGGTGAAAATCCTCCCTATGTATTGGCAGCCCATTCGATGTCAGGTATCGAGGCTATTCATTGGGCTCAAAAATACCCCGAAGAAGTCGAAGCTATCATTGGACTTGATCCGGCTATTCCCGAAAGCTATCAAACCATGGATCTTCCCTTTTCCTTTACGCAATCTATGGCAGGATTTGCTGCCCGCATCGGATTATTGCGGATATTCCCAGGGGTTGCTAATGAATCAGCAGTCATACAATCAGGACAACTGTCATCCAAAGATGAAGCTACATATCGCAGTATTTTTTACAGAAGAACGCTGACTTCAAATATGCAAGAGGAGGTAAACCAGATACAGACGAACGCATCCAACGTTGGCGATGAAGACCTCCCTGCAGAAACTCCGATGTATTTTTTCATATCTGATGGAACAGATGTAGGAATAGAAAATTGGCGGGAGATGCTTTCCAACTATACCAAGCAACTTGAGAATGGAGGCTATTCCTACATAGATGCAGGTCATTATATCCATGTTTGGGAGTCCGAACTCATTGCAGAAGAAATTGATGATTTTCTTCTGGAGTTTGGTTTATAA